Proteins encoded in a region of the Micromonas commoda chromosome 10, complete sequence genome:
- a CDS encoding predicted protein yields the protein MVERNPWYTRVEGPFPERYGCVGVKPDGGGSMRGRGLVGPMKLHHAVMNRDMELCLKLLADGQDVNEVEGAGNTPLHFAAYEGWCQGIEMLVTKGAKINATNNAGDSAWVWAWNTRDPDAIEMLEKLGADTGYRGKVIVPEHIPKVKDFYELEGGKDHPKPSLEFLELKREEDRQRELQENYDWDVWSAPGTKGDMSSNRT from the coding sequence ATGGTCGAGCGCAACCCGTGGTACACCCGCGTGGAGGGCCCGTTCCCGGAGAGGTACGGATGCGTCGGCGTCaagcccgacggcggcggcagcatgcgcggccgcggcctcgtcggACCGATGAAACTTCACCACGCCGTCATGAACCGAGACATGGAACTCTGTCTCAAGCTCCTCGCGGATGGCCAGGACGTCAACGaggtggagggcgcgggaAACACCCCGCTGCActtcgccgcgtacgagggCTGGTGCCAGGGCATCGAGATGCTCGTCACGAAAGGCGCCAAGATCAACGCCACCAACAACGCGGGCGACAGCGCGTGGGTGTGGGCGTGGAACACCCGAGACCCGGATGCCATCGAGAtgctcgagaagctcggcgcggacaccGGCTACCGCGGCAAAGTCATCGTCCCGGAGCACATCCCCAAGGTGAAGGACTTCTACGAGCTGGAGGGGGGTAAGGACCACCCCAAGCCCTCGCTGGAGTTCCTCGAGCTGAAGCGAGAGGAGGACAGGCAGAGGGAGCTTCAGGAGAACTACGACTGGGACGTGTggtcggcgccgggaacCAAAGGGGACATGAGCTCGAACAGGACCTAA
- a CDS encoding predicted protein → MAARATPSLSVRGGIPTRPSTSHRRGRGASRIPLRASTSPATFADVDRAADASSRQKLHRELSAPPAWAAESDNPPLRGNFAPVVGECTLDDLVVDGVLPPGLDGVYLRNGPNPAHEPLLGARRYHWFDGDGMVHWIRLNSSGDGTSKNGSASYGRRYVRTRGFAQEEKCGKALYTGLRDINPIWSVLVPRLFAKLAKWRDPDSPFWVIQSKNTANNGVKYHAGRLLATYESGSAYELELGPSLKTLGLCDFCNTFNTKDYWLDNMTAHGKTDPNTGEMVYIGYNLIDVNGDGVTDVTVGVIDANGARSHRTTVPVARPSMQHDVGITATRTVLLDAPLVFDLARVMEGGLPFGFEGDQSARIGVMPRFGEGAEEVVWIDTGEPCFCYHVVNCFDDPGCSNNNRVVIDVCKADATNALGMAKGFEGGVSGYGDDVSFFNADAVGTSDYGFAGEYTSNHPNAVGHGRDVATLWRWVVDVDSKTLVSSERMCETPSDFPCVSPKKVGLEHRFCYTVAYKPGTEPVDRMDVPSFDRVLKHDLRTGEVHEFALGEGRACGDIVFVPNDKEKSKSEGDDDDEDDGHLLVLTHVLAEDRAELLVLGRDERTGGLARVATVRVPVRVPFGFHNEFVPGSELRGVW, encoded by the coding sequence ATGGctgcccgcgcgacgccctccctCTCCGTCCGGGGGGGGATCCCCACTAGACCATCTACAtcgcaccgacgcggacgtggggcgtcgcggatccCTCTGCGTGCGTCCACGTCacccgcgacgttcgccgacgtcgatcgcgcggcggacgcatCATCGCGACAAAAACTCCATCGAGAgctctccgcgccgcccgcgtgggCGGCCGAAAGCGACAACCCCCCTCTCCGGGGCAacttcgcgcccgtcgtgggCGAATGCacgctcgacgacctcgtcgtcgacggcgtcctgcCCCCGGGGCTGGACGGCGTGTACCTTCGCAACGGCCCGAACCCGGCGCACGAACCTTtgctcggcgcgaggcggtaCCACtggttcgacggcgacggcatgGTCCACTGGATACGCCTGAactcgagcggcgacggaacTTCGAAGAACGGGTCCGCGTCGTACGGGCGACGGTACGTTCGCACCAGGGGGTTCGCGCAGGAGGAAAAGTGCGGGAAAGCGCTGTACACGGGCCTCCGCGACATCAATCCGATTTGGAGCGTCCTCGTCCCGAGGCTTTTCGCGAAGCTTGCGAAATGGCGCGACCCGGACTCGCCGTTCTGGGTGATCCAATCCAAAAACACCGCCAACAACGGCGTCAAGTACCACGCCGGCCGTCTGCTCGCCACGTACGAGTCCGGCAGCGCgtacgagctcgagctcggcccgAGTTTGAAGACGCTCGGGTTGTGCGACTTTTGTAACACATTCAACACCAAAGATTACTGGCTCGATAACATGACCGCGCACGGCAAGACGGACCCAAACACGGGCGAGATGGTGTACATCGGGTACAACCTCATCGACgtgaacggcgacggcgtgacggACGTCACGGTTGGGGTGATCGATGCGAACGGCGCTCGAAGCCATCGGACGACGGTGCCCGTGGCGAGGCCGTCCATGCAGCACGACGTTGGcatcaccgcgacgcgcacggtgCTCCTGGACGCGCCTTTGGTGTTCGATCTTGCCAGGGTGATGGAAGGCGGGCTGCCGTTCGGGTTCGAGGGGGATCAGAGCGCGAGGATCGGCGTGATGCCGCGGTTCGGCGAAGGAGCCGAAGAAGTGGTCTGGATCGACACCGGCGAGCCGTGCTTCTGTTACCACGTCGTGAACTGCTTCGACGACCCGGGTTGTTCGAATAACaaccgcgtcgtcatcgacgtgtgcaaggcggacgcgacgaacgcgctgGGAATGGCGAAGGGGTTCGAGGGGGGCGTCAGCGggtacggcgacgacgtgagCTTCttcaacgcggacgccgtcggaaCGTCTGATTACGGTTTCGCCGGTGAATATACGTCGAATCACCCCAACGCGGTGGGGCACGggcgggacgtcgcgacgctgtGGCGCtgggtcgtcgacgtcgactcgAAAACGCTCGTGTCTTCCGAACGGATGTGCGAAACGCCGAGCGATTTCCCGTGCGTGTCCCCAAAAAAGGTGGGACTTGAGCACCGTTTTTGTTACACGGTTGCGTATAAACCGGGAACCGAACCCGTCGACCGCATGGACGTTCCCTCCTTCGACAGGGTGTTGAAGCACGACCTGCGCACCGGCGAGGTGCACGAGTTCGCGCtgggcgaggggcgcgcgtgCGGGGACATCGTGTTCGTTCCAAACGACAAGGAAAAAAGCAAATCagaaggcgacgacgacgacgaggacgacgggcaCCTGCTCGTGTTGACGCacgtgctcgcggaggacAGGGCGGAGCTCTTAGTGCTGGGCAGGGACGAGCGCACGGGggggctcgcgcgggtcgcgacggTGCGCGTGCCCGTGCGCGTGCCCTTCGGGTTTCACAACGAGTTCGTGCCCGGCTCGGAGCTCCGGGGCGTCTGGTAA
- a CDS encoding Drug/Metabolite transporter superfamily (UDP-galactose:UMP antiporter) — protein sequence MSDRPAYHLVPGREDPPTNHDPPPMNPPLGHRSSDHVGSVRLLEALGAPSRRDDGEPEKGASILSSSGAGGTNRNAEPAILWGIPLRFADERRLAYFLGGGAVACYLAFTATQEGVFASMGGAHGGMVTLVTTAVYCCLAFGERVRSGETHRKGTWRDYLILAAMTSGGMYATNAALAYLNYTTRIVAKSSKVIPTMLLGTVMQGRRYSASEYLAAGMLVLGIALFTMGDVDTLPSFEVKGIVLIAVALCLDSAAGNFEERRFFNVPDPVHHAEVVYHANLIGMGLTCVGMWLSGELWVSVAFVASNVTSTPLMAVAAAFGYLSVSFILLLIRHYGAANTEVVKSMRKMVSIALSMTLYPKPWDWKYGAGAASTVVGLYALYAIKRRKYLAAGPGGSMEAAK from the coding sequence atgtCGGATCGCCCCGCGTATCACCtcgtccccgggcgcgaggacccgccgacgaaccacgatccgccgccgatgaaCCCGCCGCTCGGTCACCGCTCGAGCGACCACGTCGGCAGCGTCCGGCTCCTCGAAGCTCTGGGCGCCCcctcccgtcgcgacgatggggAGCCCGAGAAGGGCGCTTCGATCCTGTccagctcgggcgcgggcgggacgaATCGAAACGCGGAGCCCGCGATACTGTGGGGTATCCCGCTGCGattcgcggacgagcgccgaCTCGCGTACTttttgggcggcggcgccgtggcgtgCTACCTGGCGTTCACGGCGACGCAGGAGGGGGTGTTCGCGTCGATGGGGGGCGCGCACGGCGGGATGGTGACGCTCGTGACCACGGCGGTGTACTGCTGCCTGGCgttcggcgagcgcgtgcgaaGCGGAGAGACGCACCGGAAGGGAACGTGGAGGGACTAcctcatcctcgcggcgatgacgagcgGGGGGATGTACGCCACGAACGCAGCGCTCGCGTACCTAAACTACACCACCCGCATCGTCGCCAAATCGTCCAAGGTGATCCCCACGATGCTGCTCGGGACGGTGATGCAGGGGCGGCGGTACAGCGCGTCGgagtacctcgccgcggggatgcTCGTCCTCGGCATCGCCCTGTTCACCATGGGAGACGTGGACACGCTCCCGTCGTTCGAGGTTAAAGGGATCGTGCTCATAGCCGTCGCGCTGTGCCTGGACAGCGCGGCGGGAAACTTCGAAGAGCGGAGGTTCTTCAACGTCCCGGACCCGGTGCACCACGCCGAGGTTGTGTACCACGCCAACCTGATCGGCATGGGGCTCACGTGCGTCGGGATGTGGCTCAGCGGCGAACTGTGGGTATCCGTCGCGTTTGTCGCCTCGAAcgtgacgtcgacgccgctcatggccgtcgccgccgcgttcggctACCTGAGCGTCAGCTTCATCTTACTCTTAATCCGGCACTACGGCGCCGCCAACACGGAGGTGGTGAAGAGCATGCGGAAGATGGTATCCATCGCGCTGTCCATGACGCTGTACCCGAAGCCGTGGGACTGGAAGtacggggcgggcgcggcgagcaccgtcGTGGGATTATACGCGCTGTACGCGATCAAGAGGAGAAAGTACTTGGCCGCGGGGCCGGGCGGCAGCATGGAGGCGGCCAAGTGA
- a CDS encoding hypothetical protein (This model contains a C3HC4 type zinc-finger (RING finger)and a PHD-finger. Many proteins containing a RING finger play a key role in the ubiquitination pathway) — protein MAGEKPGFEWNVPEDRDADAAARAARMDPPAPRPPETVIHEGEDAARVIYGEVCAICRDDVTRRGRIDACDHLFCLPCIKRWAKIETKCPLCKARFSFIQPEDLVPPDPESRPSTRGARAGGPQKELKRIYLPHRDQIYEGDGELPDGMDIEEVLCGRCGDGGDEDKLMLCDGCDQGYHCYCVGLDSVPMDEWRCAICAVEDEDDDDGNVTTDHLHETAEDESTRRDEAMARSLQRAEDAAAARAERDELVAAARERAAMLRNARRNARRGGRDGETVVRVRTVGAHRRARERREEDEEDEEDEEGSPAWASAIRPARGSNPRPRRPPPAVPYRPPGEDARRRTQIARVAELRRLWERYRTGAIAFDGGDGTEAPNASNDVTHGVTHDVYPPDDARRPFETGVDDWELARAATGLRDGADTVQTFEPASTLTATIGAGEPRRELKRPASRRERGAPVPAVGAGVAGVAGARPSPPPPPTRPSIPSSEWVNPPPPPDSVTHRPVTHRPVRRRVTDVKVTAASGGRLPPGISFSPPRPPASTRTKRGGWSDDSDDEEPSVRKRLEGSIPAGVEFHKKSLPPRLPRHEVPATSFVPPGVVKHTELLSGSDPADAKRRERETESAAMNFGAMDKKRVAARARHFLRPAWTSGKVRGKDTFKEYAKRATQAGFAAACALAIKTRSRLAGASEDEVLAGAEARAREMSAAVDRAVRAALRKLGVETTEDDG, from the coding sequence ATGGCGGGGGAGAAGCCGGGGTTCGAGTGGAACGTCCCGGAGGATCgtgacgcggacgcggcggcgagagccgcgcgGATGgacccccccgcgccgcgcccgcccgagACTGTGATTCACGAGGGCGAAGATGCCGCTCGGGTAATCTACGGCGAGGTGTGCGCCATctgccgcgacgacgtcacgcgccgcggtcgcatcgacgcgtgcgaccaCCTCTTCTGTCTCCCGTGCATCAAGCGATGGGCCAAGATCGAGACCAAGTGCCCGCTGTGCAAGGCGCGCTTCTCGTTCATCCAACCCGAGGATCTGGTCCCTCCGGATCCGGAGTCGAGGCCctccacgcgcggcgcccgggcgGGCGGCCCCCAAAAGGAGCTCAAGCGCATATACCTCCCGCACAGGGACCAGATatacgagggcgacggcgagttaCCCGACGGGATGGACATCGAGGAGGTCCTGTGCGGGCggtgcggcgacggcggcgacgaggacaagCTCATGCTCTGCGACGGGTGCGACCAGGGATACCACTGCTACTGCGTCGGCCTGGACTCCGTGCCGATGGACGAGTGGCGCTGCGCCATctgcgccgtcgaggacgaggatgacgacgacgggaacgTCACGACGGATCATCTTCATGAAACGGCTGAAGACGAATCGACGCGAAGGGACGAGGCCATGGCTCGTTCGTTGCAGAgagccgaggacgcggcggcggcgcgagcggaacgggacgagctcgtcgccgccgcgagggaacGGGCGGCGATGCTTCGTAACGCACGGCGTAACGCACGACGGGGGGGGCGTGACGGCGAGACAGTCGTCCGCGTGCGCACGGTGGGAGCCCATCGCagggcgcgcgagcgacgcgaggaggacgaggaggacgaggaggacgaggagggttcgccggcgtgggcgagcgctattcgacccgcgcggggatCGAACCCACGACCGCGtagaccgccgccggccgtgCCGTACCGTCcccccggcgaggacgctAGGCGCCGGACGcagatcgcgcgcgtcgcggagcttcGGCGGCTGTGGGAGCGGTACAGGACGGGCGCAatcgcgttcgacggcggcgacggtacGGAAGCCCCGAACGCATCGAACGACGTAACGCACGGCGTAACGCACGACGTTTACccacccgacgacgcgcgacgccctttCGAGACGGGGGTGGACGATTGGGAgctcgcgcgagccgcgacggggctCCGAGATGGCGCCGATACCGTCCAAACGTTTGAACCGGCGTCGACTCTGACTGCGACCATCGGTGCGGGGGAACCGAGGAGGGAGCTCAAGcgaccggcgtcgaggagggagcgaggcgcgcccgtcccggccgtcggcgcgggtgtcGCGGGTGTCGCGGGTGCCCGTCCttccccgcctccgcctccgacgcgtccgtcgattCCCTCTTCGGAGTGggtgaacccgccgccgccgccggactcgGTGACTCATCGCCCGGTGACTCATCGCCCGGTTCGACGAAGAGTAACGGACGTAAAAGTAacggccgcgagcggcggtcgGCTTCCGCCGGGCATCTCGttctcgccgccccgcccacccgcgtcgacgcgaacgaaacgcggcggatggtccgacgattccgacgacgaggaaccGTCGGTACGAAAACGGCTCGAGGGTTCGAttcccgccggcgtcgaatTCCACAAAAAATCGCTCCCCCCCCGGCTCCCCAGGCACGAGGTCCCCGCCACGTCCTTCGTTCCCCCCGGGGTGGTGAAGCACACCGAGCTATTGTCGGGGAGCGACCCGGCGGATGCGAAAAGACGAGAGCGAGAGACGGAGTCTGCGGCGATGAATTTCGGCGCAATGGATAAGAAGCGGGTGGCGGCTCGCGCCAGGCACTTCCTCCGCCCGGCTTGGACCTCGGGTAAAGTCAGAGGCAAGGACACGTTCAAGGAGTACGCGAAACGCGCGACGCAGgcggggttcgcggcggcgtgcgcgttgGCGATCAAGACGAGATCGCGGctggcgggggcgtcggaggatgaggtgctggcgggggcggaggctcgcgcgcgagagatgagcgccgcggtggacagggcggtgcgcgcggcgcttcgCAAGTTGGGGGTGGAGACGACAGAGGACGACGGGTGA